GCTGGCGCGACAATAAAGCGCTGCTGACCGAGGCAATTCTCCAGAGCAACTATCCTGAACTCAGTACAGAGCCAGGTCGAATCTTCGACGTCATCCTGTTTATGCAAAGATCCCCTGAGCGGCGTTTGATTTTGTCGGCTGGATAAAGAGCGTCTACTGCGTCACCACCACCTTCCCAATCATCTGCGGATGCAACACGCAAAAATATTCAAACTCCCCCGGCGTATCGAACACCCAGGAAAAGCTGTCATTGGTATCCAGCGCCCCTGAGCGAAATACCTTGTGGGTTTCCGCCACCGTGTGCGGAATCTGATCGTCATTGACCCACGTCACCTTGGTGCCGACGGCCACGGTCAGGTCTTTGGGGGCGAACATGAATTCCTTGATGTCGATCTTCACTTCCGCGGCCCACAGCGGCATCGCCAGCAACAGGCCCATCAGCGCCAACAGTCGCGTTTTCATCGGTCCGCCCTCGGTTACACCAGTGTCGAATCAATCAGTGCCAGCGGGTGATCACCCTGAGTCGCGCGCACGTCGGTGATCCCCAGGTAATTGCGCAATTGATCGGCCGCCACCGTCATCGGCCCCGGTGACGGTGCAGCACCCGGTGCCGGCTGCGGATACGCGGTGCCACGGGCGGTGTGGAAGGTGATATTGCCTTCGACTTTCTGGATCACCTGATGGATGTGCCCGTTCAGCACCGTCACCGAACCGTACTTGCGCAGCATCGCAATCGCCTGATCGCCGTCCTCGGTGCCCCAGCCCCACGGCTGATAAATGGTCCACAGCGGGATGTGCGTGAACACGACGATGGGCGTGCTGCTGCTGACCGCGCGCAAGTCATCCGCCAGCCAGGCCAGTTGATCGGCGCCGAGGGTGGCTTCGTGGCCGGCCTGGAAATTGAACACATTGATCAGCCCAATGAAGTGCACGCCATGGTCATCGAAACTGTACCAACCGTTGCCTTTGGTGCCCTTGCCGTAGCGCTCCAGATAAAGCTTGCCGCCGCCCTCGTCGAGGGTGTCGTGTTCACCGGGTATGTAATGCACGGTGGATGGCAGGCCTTTGAGCAGCTGTGCGGCGGTGTCGAATTCATCAGGTTTGGACAGGTGGGTGATGTCACCGGTGTGCAGGATCAGTGACGGCCGTTTGGGCAGTGCGATGACCTTGTCGATCGCCACTTGCAAGGTCTTGACCGGCTCCGGATTGGCTTCCTTGTTGAAGCCGATGTGCGAGTCGCTGATCTGTACGAAGTGAAAGGTGCTAGCCAGCGCTTTTGGATCATTGACGTTGCCCGCCTCGTCCAGCGCAAAGGCTTTGGGAATCCCGCCGCTCAAGGCCCAGAGGACTCCTGCCCCGGCCCACGCCGAGCATTTGAGCAGGGTGCGCCGGTCCGGGTTGAGCGGGCCGTCGGTACGCAGCGGATGTTTTGCTTGAATGTCCATCGGTATGTCCTCGCGGGCGAACTACAGTGAGGTAGCTGACACGAGGTAAACCTGGCTGCGCGAGGCTTTATTCCACGGTAAAAAATAAATCTTTTGGCGCGAATAAAACCCGCCGCAGCATGGTTATAGGGGTGTGACGGTGCGGAACCGACCATGAAGCGATTTGAGGAACTGATTGCGCCCCATCTGGACGCGGCCTACAACCTTGCGCGCTGGCTCACCGGCAACGACAGCGCCGCGCGCGACGTCGTGCAGGAAAGCGCCCTGCGCGCCTTCCGGTTTTTGCAGCGTTTCGCCGATGGCAACGCCAAGGCGTGGTTTCTGACCATTGTGCGCAACGAAAGCTACACCTGGCTCAAGGCCTCGGCCGGACGCCATTGGGTCGCCATCGATGACGACATGGCGACTGACGACGGCCACCTGAGCCATAGCCAGACCCCGGAATTGCTGGCCATTCACACGGAAAACGCCGCGCTGCTGCAGCAAGCGCTGTGCGCCCTGCCGCCGGCGTTTCGCGAGGTGATTGTGCTCAAGGAACTCGAAGACCTGCCCTACAAGGACATCGCTCTGGTGGTCGATATTCCCATCGGCACCGTGATGTCCAGGTTGGCCCGGGCGCGGGCCCTGCTCAAGCTCGAACTACTGAAGTTGCACGATCATGAATGAACTCGACTGCACGGTTTGCCAGACACAGCTGCACGGCTATCTGGATCAGGAACTTGATCCGGCGACAGCTACGCAGGTGGCAGCGCACTTGAGCGCCTGCGCCGAGTGCGCGCGGCTGCACGAGCAAGCGAAGTTGCTCAAGGTCAGCGTGAAGCGCCATGCCCCCTACTACCGCGCCCCCGCCTCACTGACGGCCAGCGTGTTCGCCGCCGACAAACCTGCGCCGGGGTTCATCCGGCGCTGGCAAAAATGGCTGGCTCCGGGCTTTTCCGCCGCAGCGCTGGCCCTGGCGATGGTGCTGTATGTCGCCACTCCGGGCAGCGAGCAACCCTTGATCGACGAGGCCGTGTCCAGCCATGTGCGCTCGTTGATGGGCGAACACCTCAACGACGTGGTGTCATCCGACCGCCACACCGTCAAGCCCTGGTTCACCGGCAAACTCGACTTCTCGCCCCCGGTTTCCGACTACTCGGCGCAGGGCTTTCCCTTGCTCGGCGGGCGCCTGGATTACCTGCAACACCAGACCACCGCTGCCCTGAGCTATGGGCATGGCAAACACATCATCAACGTGTTCATCCTGCCTACGAGCGAGGCTGATAAAGCCGTGCAAAGCCAAAGCTTGCGCGGCTTCAATGTGGTGTCGTGGCAGGCCAGTTATATGCGTTTCGTGCTGGTGTCGGATGCGGAGAAAGCTGAGCTGCAGGCGTTGGGGCAGTTGCTCAGAGCGCAATAGCGTGGCCTCAAAGGCAAAATCCTCGCGCATTCACTACGCTTGAGAAATCCGCCGCAGCGCAATCGTCAGCAACAGATTGAACATTGCGCTCGGGCCGCTGTTCCAGATGAGCAAACCCAAGCTACCAAGGACGAGCATATGGACAGTTTCGCTCCTGCCACGCCGGTTCCGCCTCAGCAAAGCGCAATCACCCGCCGCCTGGCGTTTGCGGTCGGCACGCTGTTTATCGTCGGGGTGATTGCCGCTATCGGCACCCTGCTCGGCATTGCCGCTCGCCTGGATCGCGAGGATGTCGAGCAGAACCGTTTCTACACGGCCCGCGCCCTGGAAAACCGCATCAGCAGCTCAAAGAGCTACATCACCAGTTACGCTGACTGGACCACCGCCTATGAGCACCTGCACACCCAGGTCGATACCGACTGGGCGTACACCCAACAGAACATTGGCAAGACGCTGTTCACCACTGACGGTTATGACGGCGTGTTCGTGCTGGATCGGCAGCGCACCAAATACGCCGTGGTGCAGGGGCAGCAGGAAGACGCGGACATCGCGCACTGGCTCGCAGTGCCTGCCGCGTCGTTGATTGATCAGGTGCAAAACCAGTCTGATCTGACTGTGCCTGTCAGCACTTACTCGCTGTTCGACGGCTGGCCGGCGCTGGTCACGGCGGCGGCCATTCTGCCCAACGATGAGCGTCCGGTGGGCGATCCGCAACAGACCTCGGTGCTGGTATTCGTCGACAAGCTGACGCCGGCCAAACTGCAAGCGCTTGGCGTGGCCTATGGCCTGAACAACCTGACGCTGATTCCGGATGAACAGCTCAGCGGGGAGCAACCACGCGTGCCGCTGGACAGTACCGGTTTCAGCTTGACGGCAGATCTGAAGCGCCCCGGGCAGCAATTGTTGTGGTCATTGCTGCCAACACTCGGCAGCGTGCTGGCCGTGCTGATGCTGTTGACCGCCTATTTCCTGCGTCACGCCGTGCGATCGTCGACCTACGTCGATCAGAGTTTCAGCACGTTGAAGACCTCGAATCAGGCGCTGGAAGCGGCCAACCACGCGCTGGAAGCCAGTGAAGAACGCTTTCGCGCCGTGGCCGAGGCCGCATCGGACTGGATCTGGGAAGTCGACAATCAGCTGCGCCTGACCTATCTCTCGGCGCGCTTCAGCGAGGTGACCGGTTACCCGCAAACCGAGTGGCTGGGGCAAGGCATCGGGCAACTGGTGTCCTGCGATACTACGCCGCTGGAGCTGTGGCTGAAAAAACTCACCGAAGACAGCAATGCCAGCGACCTGCGCTGCACCTACCGCGATCACGCCGGGCAGCAACGTCACTGTCGGCTATCAGCGCGGCCGATCATCGAGAAACAAAGCGTGGTCGGCTATCGCGGCACCGCCAGTGACATCACCGACGAAGTCGCTGCCCATGCGCAGATCCAGCACCTGTCGATGCACGACGCCTTGACCGGCCTGCCCAATCGCAATCAGTTGTCACGTTATCTGGATGACGCGCTGCTGCTCAAAGAGCATGCCCCGCCACTGTCGTTGCTGGTGATCGATCTGGACAACTTCAAGCCGATCAACGACTCGCTCGGCCATCCGGCCGGTGATGCGGTGTTGCAGGAAGTCGCCAGTCGCCTGCGCGAATGCACCCGTGAGCACGACATCGTCGCGCGCCTGGGCGGTGACGAATTTGTCGTGGTGCTCAATGGCATGGACACTCGGCAAGAGGTCGACCGCTTTTGTACCCGGCTGGTCGAGAGCCTGCATCAGCCGATGGTCTTCGAGCATCACCCGTTGCACGTCGGCGCCAGTATCGGCATCGCCCTGAGCCGCCGTCAGGGCTTCGTGCCCAGCGAGTTGATCCGTTGCGCCGACATCGCGCTGTATCAGGCCAAGTCCGAGGGCAAGAACACCTGGTGTTATTTCGAAGCGCACATGAACGACCAGATCCAGACCCGCCGGCAAATGGAAAGCGATTTGCGTGGCGCGTTGAAGAACGACGAATTCATCCTGCATTACCAGCCGCGCTACACCGTCGACGGCAAGCACATCGTCTCGGTCGAAGCGCTGGTGCGCTGGCAACACCCGACCAAGGGCCTGCTGGGGCCGGACGTGTTCATCGGCCTGGCGGAACAGACCGACCTGATCGTGGCGCTGGGGCGCTGGGTATTGCGTGAAGCCTGTGAAACCGCACTGAGCTGGCCGTCAGACATTCTGCTTTCGGTCAATCTGTCGCCGGCGCAATTTGCCCTCAGCGATGTCGTTGAAGACGTGCGCGAAGCGCTGATCCAGACCCGTTTCCCGGCCAGTCGCCTGGAACTGGAAATCACCGAAAACGTGATGCTCGTCGACACCGACGGCGCGCTGGCCACGATGAATGCGCTGAAGCAACTCGGGGTGCGCCTGAACATGGACGACTTCGGCACCGGCTATTCGTCCCTCGGCTACCTGCGCGCCTACCCGTTCGACGGGATCAAGATCGACAAGCGCTTCATCGCCTCGATCAGCAACGGCGCCAACGATCGCGCCGTGGTTCAGGCGATCATCGGCCTGGGCAAAGCCATGGGCCTGACCGTGACCGCCGAAGGCGTGGAAACCGAGGAGCAACTGGAGATTCTCGGCAAGGATCAATGCAACGAGGTGCAGGGTTACTTCATGAGTCGACCAATAGACAAAACGGCGTTCGCAAGGTTGCTGCAAACCGCCAGAACCGGGCCGGCCGATCATTCGCCGTCGAAGAAAGGTCGCGTCATCTAGCTGGCCTTGCATCGCTGGCAATAATCCATCGTAGAAATGCACAAAGCCCGGCTCGACACTCTTCGTTAATACGGTGTTCCTGTTGACTTCAATTGGTTTTGTTCAGGGTGTGTTTAGGGCCGTCATGGTTGAATAGTCCTCGCCGCGGGCCAGGCTCAACGTCAATCTCGCACCCCACACAAGTTCAATGCAGGCATCACCGGACTGTCAGGATTGCGGTCAAAAGAACATCTTCACTAAAGGGTTACCGATGGATCGATATGAGGCCCCGCTTGTTGTAGAGCGCACTTGGCGGGCAGTGTTGTTCAAAGGATTGATTACGAGAAATCCATGCCTGAGCATTTTTTTCATGACACTGGCCGTGTTCATGGCGTTGCAGTACAAACCCGCTGTCCTCAACTACACAACACGTTTTGTCGACTTTGCCGAGTACATGTTGCTGCACGGCATCACACTGTTCCCGATTGCCGACGACCTCAAGCCTTATCCCGACTATACGGTTCTCAATACCCTGTTGGTCTATCTGGTTTCCTTGCCGTTCGGCCGGGTGTCCATTCTTTCCATGGGTTTTCCGTCCTGCGTGGCCGCTTCGCTGATGCTGGTATTCATTTATCGGCTGGGCGCGTTGCACAGCAAGAAATGGGGCGCGTATGGCGTTCTTTTCAGCCTGCTCACCTGGGCTTTTCTTGACGGCGTCAACTCACTGGCACTGGATATCTATCCGGCGCTGTTAACGGTGATGTGCTTCTACTTTGCCTATGCGGCCGATGTAAAAAAGGACCCGCGTCGCCTTGCATTTCTGTACCTCGGGTTGGCACTGGGTTTCGCCTTTCGGGGGCCTATTGGCTTGATCGGACCCGCGACTGTCATTGGCGCCTATTACTTGCTGAGCCGGCAGTGGCGCATGTTGCTGCTGTATTCATTGCTCTCGGGCGTGATTCTGACTCTTGGCGTTGCGCTGCTGGCATGGGCCGCCTACTTGCAAGGGGGGCAAGCGTTCCTCGAGGAAGTGCTGAACATGCAGGGCATCGGACGCTTCGGTTCCGACCACGCGCCACGCTATTACTTCTACTTCTCCGCAGGCCTGTTTACCTACGGCATCACGGTGTTTTACGCCATTAATGTAATTATCAAGAAGTACAAACTGTTCTTTCGCTCGACCCGCGATAAAGACATCGACCTGCTGCTGTATCTGACCGGGTGGCTGTTGGTGCTGCTGGTGCTGTTTACAATCCCCAGCTCGAAGAAAGCGCGCTACATCCTCGCAATCACCCCGGCCATTTCGCTGCTGGCCGCTTATCTCTTCGTCAGCAAGGAAGCCGCCTTGGTCCGCGCCAAAAACGGCCTGCTGAACTTCTGCCTGAAGTTGCCCATGCTGGGGTTGGGGATGCTGGTGGCGGTGCTGGTCTACAACAACTTCGCCGATGTCCCGCTACAGCCCAACTATCTGGGCGTAGCCTTGGGATTGTCTGCGCTGCTGAGCTTCTACCATGGCAAACACCAGTACTTCGCCGAGCATCCCTATCGGGAGTTCATGACGCTGTCGTTTGGCGTAGCGGCTTTTCTGATACTGGATATGTTTTTCTTCAACCCGATCACCTACCACTTGGAACTCATGATCGAACCCACACCGAAGTTTCTGCCGTATTGGTTTTGGTGAAGCCTCTTCCTGAGACATGAGTTAGCGACACGACTGTCCAGCATCCACATATTGGTATCTGACAGGTTCATTACGCATTCAGGGTACTGAATCGGCGGCAGGGCCCTGCACAAAAGCAGTCGTTTGCAGCAGGAAAAAAATAAAGGTGGCGCCCGCTTTCGCGAGCGACACCTTCATTCATTGCCCGCTAATCAGGCCTTCTTGTCCGCCTCTTCCAGCGCTTTTTCAGCGTTGAACCCGTCGAAGTTCTCGAATACGCCCAGAAAGCCCGGCACGGTCACTTCTCTCGCCCAGTCGCGCTGTAGTTCGCAGTACATTTGCACCCGGCTGATGAGCTTCGCGCCCGCCTGTTCCATTCTGCGCAACGCCGCCTCGTGCGCGGCGAGCGATGTGCCGCCGACCGCATCGACTGGCACATAAACGTCATAACCTTCCTGGATCGCGTCGAGCACCGGGAATGTCAGGCACGCTTCGGTCCAGAGTGCAGTCATGATCAGCTTCTTGCGCCCGAGCGCCTTGACTGCCTGCTTGAATTGCGTGTCCTCCCAACTGTTGATCGATGTGCGGTCATAGGTCGGCAGATGGCCGAGCACCTGTTGCAGCTCCTGGATCGGCGGCTTGTTGCGGCCGGTCGCGACATTGACTGTCGAGTGGATGATCGGAAGGTTGTAGTTGACCGCCGCCATCGCGACGCTGGTTATGTTGAAGACGAGTTCATCACGCGGCATCGAGCGGATCGAAGAAACCTGAACAGGTTGATAATCGATGATGATCAACGCCGAGTTTTCCGGGGTCAGTAGCTGATCGGTATGGGGGTTGCGGAGAGTCTCGCTTGCCATTGGCAAATCCTTTTCATGGGTGACGCACGTTTGTGAATCAGGCCGGAGCCTGTGCGGGTGATGGGTTCCGAGACACGTGCGAATGACGCCATGCCCGGAAAATCCATTGTGCTGTTCCCATGTTTGACGCAGTAGTAGCATTGCGCGACGTGCTGTGTCGCGAAATGAGGAACGCAAGCGTGGATATCGAAGAACTGCAGACCTTCGTGGAAGTGGCTGATGCCGGGGGCATTTCGCAGGCTGCACTGCGTCTTGGCGTGTCGAAATCGATCGTCAGCCGCCGCCTGGCTCGGCTTGAAACCGAATTGGGTGTGCAATTGCTGGCACGCTCCACGCGCGGGGCGGCGCTTACCGAGGCCGGTGCGACGTTCCGGGACTACGCCGCCAGGGTTTGCACCGAGATCGACATCGCCAAGGAAACGATCCTGCCCGCCGGCGCCCTCCGCGGCCGCTTGCGCGTGGCCGTGCCGCTGTCGTTCGGCCAGAGTCACTTCGCCCCGATGCTGGCAGAAATGGCGCGTCGGCATCCGCAGCTGCACATCCAGACCTGTTACAGCGATCGCTTCGTTGACCTCATTGCCGAGGGGTACGATTGCGCCATCCGGGTGGGCTATATGCAGGACTCCAATCTGATCGCCAGACGGATTGGCCCGGTCTACACCAAGCTCGTCGCGAGCCCCGCCTACATCAACGCGCATGGAGAACCCCAGACGCCGGATGAACTGATTGCCCATCAGGCGCTCATGCAGGGCACCGAAGCCTGGCAATTCATGGATGGCGACAAAGTCATCACGGTTCGTCCACAAGGCCGCTTCAAGGCCGACAACGGCATCGCCCTGGTCGCCGCCGCGACCGCAGGCCTCGGTGTCGCCTACCTGCCCGACTGCCTCACCCATGAACACGTGGCATCCGGCGCACTCGTGCCGATCATGACAAACCATCCTCCCCCTCCGGCCGGTGCCTACATCATCCGCCCGCCGGGTCCGCACCCTGCGCGCAAAATTCGTGTGCTCACTGAACTGCTGATCGAGTTCTTCGGCGAAACGCCACACCTGGCGGTGCAGCCGCTGTCACATCAGGATGATGCGCTGGTGTGAGGTTGGGCTAAGCGAGAGCGACAGACTTCCTCTTTATCCGCCGTTCGCGCAGGGCCGCTATGGGAAAGCGGTCACTCGCGAGTGTCGCCTTCTGACCGGAAGTTGCCCGTAGGCACAGACAGCAATCGGCCAAAAGCGGACATCGTCTAAAGGAAGCCTTCGGACTAAAAGAAAGGACTTTGCCTTAAAAAGCCGATAGTCTGATGCACTTGTTATCAGTAAAAATCCAGGCGAAGGGACATGGCACTGTCTAAAGGCGATCTCATAAAACTAATCAGCGCTGAGCACGCAAAAATAGTTTCAACTGATTGGATTAACTCTCGCGAGGCAGCGCCAGGAGATATCGCTTCGGTGGAAGAAGTCTATATCGGAGAAGATGGGCAGATCGTTCGTCTTCTGTGCGAATACCGTCCGGGCTTTCTAGAGTGGCGAACGGTGTTTTATGAGGCAGGGTTGACTTATGAGTTTCTTCCTGCCGCCGCTGACGTCACCACTTAAACTTTTGCCTCCGACAATTACTGCCCCCCAAGAGCTGCTTATGGAACCTAGTTCACCAGAAAGCAAATCAAAAAGAATAATTCTAACAGTGGTAGTATTTTTGCTTTTTGGCGCATGGCTTTATTATGTAGGCTGGGCTTCTAAAATTTCAGCAAGAACAGTTTTGATGCCTGAAATCCCCGAGTGGAGTACATACCTGCTGATCGGCTCCATTACTGGGCTTACCGCTGCAATTCGAACACTCTACAAGCGGCCTGAACGCAAGACAGCAATACAGGCTCTAAACTATTTTACTGGATGGTTCTGCTTAGGATTTATTCTATCTCTGAATGGTTACGACACCGCGACCTATCTTTTACCTGGCAAAATTATTAGTTATAAATCTTCATATGAGCTGAGATATCCCGGCCCTTCCAGGGGAAAGTTTGGTCGTTGCGAGGCAGGTCTATGGATCGAAGATAAAAGTACAAGCCGCTGGATTGAGCTTTGCACGAACAAAATGGATTTGGATAAAAATATACAACAGGGAATGCAGCTCGTATGGGTGAGTGCCCGCACGAATAGAATAGGTAGCTACATTATGAGCTATACTTTTATTTATAATTAAACCTACCACAATAAAATCTTGCTTTCGTCTCTTCCCACCTATATGAGGTGCACGATGTCTAGCCGACACTCGCCATCCCCTACAAGAGCAGTCTTAGATCTGCAAAACGCACGTTCGCTTTTGGGAAAGCGGCTGAGCATGCTGCTGCACGACCAGTACTATTTCAACGACGAGAAAGATCTGGGACACATAGGTTCTCTAGAGTGGCGTTTTGGCGAGGGAGAAGTTCTATCCATGTATCTCTTGAGTGATGGTGAGAGAGTAGGCGCGGATTTGTTGCCTTCTGATACACCGGTTTCATTCGAGATAGAGCCGAACGTGACCTGCTCCTGGAGGAGGGAAAACTTGCTTGCAGATCTATCAGCCACCCACCTTGAGAATACAAAAATTTGCGCCGTTGAGGGAATGCTTGACTCTTTCAACGGCCAAGAGCCTTGGCTGGTGGGATTCAGAGTTACATTCGAGACCGGTGACTCGTTGATCTACCTTAACCAGGGCGACGATGCCGTCGTATTGATTAATGCACTATACCCTGCAAGTGTAGGCCTCGAAACCCGCTTAGTTACCTCGATTTAATGACAACTACGGTCGTTTTGAACCTGTCGCGACAGGCAACAATCGGCCAAAAGCGGACATTCTCCGAACCTATTCGCTTGAAATCGCGATATTCGACTCGATCTTTTCCCCCATACTGATGCGAGGCTCAGTCGAGTAGCCCAGTGAAAAAAGGGAT
The Pseudomonas fluorescens genome window above contains:
- a CDS encoding plastocyanin/azurin family copper-binding protein, with product MKTRLLALMGLLLAMPLWAAEVKIDIKEFMFAPKDLTVAVGTKVTWVNDDQIPHTVAETHKVFRSGALDTNDSFSWVFDTPGEFEYFCVLHPQMIGKVVVTQ
- a CDS encoding metallophosphoesterase family protein, producing the protein MDIQAKHPLRTDGPLNPDRRTLLKCSAWAGAGVLWALSGGIPKAFALDEAGNVNDPKALASTFHFVQISDSHIGFNKEANPEPVKTLQVAIDKVIALPKRPSLILHTGDITHLSKPDEFDTAAQLLKGLPSTVHYIPGEHDTLDEGGGKLYLERYGKGTKGNGWYSFDDHGVHFIGLINVFNFQAGHEATLGADQLAWLADDLRAVSSSTPIVVFTHIPLWTIYQPWGWGTEDGDQAIAMLRKYGSVTVLNGHIHQVIQKVEGNITFHTARGTAYPQPAPGAAPSPGPMTVAADQLRNYLGITDVRATQGDHPLALIDSTLV
- a CDS encoding sigma-70 family RNA polymerase sigma factor, whose protein sequence is MKRFEELIAPHLDAAYNLARWLTGNDSAARDVVQESALRAFRFLQRFADGNAKAWFLTIVRNESYTWLKASAGRHWVAIDDDMATDDGHLSHSQTPELLAIHTENAALLQQALCALPPAFREVIVLKELEDLPYKDIALVVDIPIGTVMSRLARARALLKLELLKLHDHE
- a CDS encoding anti-sigma factor family protein, whose translation is MNELDCTVCQTQLHGYLDQELDPATATQVAAHLSACAECARLHEQAKLLKVSVKRHAPYYRAPASLTASVFAADKPAPGFIRRWQKWLAPGFSAAALALAMVLYVATPGSEQPLIDEAVSSHVRSLMGEHLNDVVSSDRHTVKPWFTGKLDFSPPVSDYSAQGFPLLGGRLDYLQHQTTAALSYGHGKHIINVFILPTSEADKAVQSQSLRGFNVVSWQASYMRFVLVSDAEKAELQALGQLLRAQ
- a CDS encoding bifunctional diguanylate cyclase/phosphodiesterase: MDSFAPATPVPPQQSAITRRLAFAVGTLFIVGVIAAIGTLLGIAARLDREDVEQNRFYTARALENRISSSKSYITSYADWTTAYEHLHTQVDTDWAYTQQNIGKTLFTTDGYDGVFVLDRQRTKYAVVQGQQEDADIAHWLAVPAASLIDQVQNQSDLTVPVSTYSLFDGWPALVTAAAILPNDERPVGDPQQTSVLVFVDKLTPAKLQALGVAYGLNNLTLIPDEQLSGEQPRVPLDSTGFSLTADLKRPGQQLLWSLLPTLGSVLAVLMLLTAYFLRHAVRSSTYVDQSFSTLKTSNQALEAANHALEASEERFRAVAEAASDWIWEVDNQLRLTYLSARFSEVTGYPQTEWLGQGIGQLVSCDTTPLELWLKKLTEDSNASDLRCTYRDHAGQQRHCRLSARPIIEKQSVVGYRGTASDITDEVAAHAQIQHLSMHDALTGLPNRNQLSRYLDDALLLKEHAPPLSLLVIDLDNFKPINDSLGHPAGDAVLQEVASRLRECTREHDIVARLGGDEFVVVLNGMDTRQEVDRFCTRLVESLHQPMVFEHHPLHVGASIGIALSRRQGFVPSELIRCADIALYQAKSEGKNTWCYFEAHMNDQIQTRRQMESDLRGALKNDEFILHYQPRYTVDGKHIVSVEALVRWQHPTKGLLGPDVFIGLAEQTDLIVALGRWVLREACETALSWPSDILLSVNLSPAQFALSDVVEDVREALIQTRFPASRLELEITENVMLVDTDGALATMNALKQLGVRLNMDDFGTGYSSLGYLRAYPFDGIKIDKRFIASISNGANDRAVVQAIIGLGKAMGLTVTAEGVETEEQLEILGKDQCNEVQGYFMSRPIDKTAFARLLQTARTGPADHSPSKKGRVI
- a CDS encoding ArnT family glycosyltransferase is translated as MTLAVFMALQYKPAVLNYTTRFVDFAEYMLLHGITLFPIADDLKPYPDYTVLNTLLVYLVSLPFGRVSILSMGFPSCVAASLMLVFIYRLGALHSKKWGAYGVLFSLLTWAFLDGVNSLALDIYPALLTVMCFYFAYAADVKKDPRRLAFLYLGLALGFAFRGPIGLIGPATVIGAYYLLSRQWRMLLLYSLLSGVILTLGVALLAWAAYLQGGQAFLEEVLNMQGIGRFGSDHAPRYYFYFSAGLFTYGITVFYAINVIIKKYKLFFRSTRDKDIDLLLYLTGWLLVLLVLFTIPSSKKARYILAITPAISLLAAYLFVSKEAALVRAKNGLLNFCLKLPMLGLGMLVAVLVYNNFADVPLQPNYLGVALGLSALLSFYHGKHQYFAEHPYREFMTLSFGVAAFLILDMFFFNPITYHLELMIEPTPKFLPYWFW
- a CDS encoding hydrolase, whose amino-acid sequence is MASETLRNPHTDQLLTPENSALIIIDYQPVQVSSIRSMPRDELVFNITSVAMAAVNYNLPIIHSTVNVATGRNKPPIQELQQVLGHLPTYDRTSINSWEDTQFKQAVKALGRKKLIMTALWTEACLTFPVLDAIQEGYDVYVPVDAVGGTSLAAHEAALRRMEQAGAKLISRVQMYCELQRDWAREVTVPGFLGVFENFDGFNAEKALEEADKKA
- a CDS encoding LysR family transcriptional regulator, which encodes MDIEELQTFVEVADAGGISQAALRLGVSKSIVSRRLARLETELGVQLLARSTRGAALTEAGATFRDYAARVCTEIDIAKETILPAGALRGRLRVAVPLSFGQSHFAPMLAEMARRHPQLHIQTCYSDRFVDLIAEGYDCAIRVGYMQDSNLIARRIGPVYTKLVASPAYINAHGEPQTPDELIAHQALMQGTEAWQFMDGDKVITVRPQGRFKADNGIALVAAATAGLGVAYLPDCLTHEHVASGALVPIMTNHPPPPAGAYIIRPPGPHPARKIRVLTELLIEFFGETPHLAVQPLSHQDDALV